A genomic window from Triticum urartu cultivar G1812 chromosome 7, Tu2.1, whole genome shotgun sequence includes:
- the LOC125520526 gene encoding metal transporter Nramp3, whose translation MSGPRQGSSQPQFMTSVGQNNNLSNGPGTPLIDSIDVDQIVIPEKNSWKNLFSYIGPGFLVSIAYIDPGNFETDLQAGAQYKYELLWIILIASCAALVIQSLAASLGVVTGKHLAEHCRDEYPKVTNFILWILAELAVVACDIPEVIGTAFALNMLFKIPIWCGVLITGLSTLMLLFLQQYGVRKLEFLIAFLVFLIATCFLVELGYSKPNSSEVVRGLFVPEIKGDGATGLAISLLGAMVMPHNLFLHSALVLSRKVPRSVHGIKEACRFYMIESAFALTVAFLINISIISVSGAVCSADNLNPEDRMNCNDLDLNKASFLLKNVLGNWSSKVFAIALLASGQSSTITGTYAGQYVMQGFLDLRMTPWLRNLLTRSLAIVPSLIVSLIGGSSAAGKLIIIASMILSFELPFALVPLLKFTSSKTKMGPHTNSRFISVLTWAIGSFIMVINIYFLITSFVRLLLHSGLSTVSQVFSGIFGFLGMLIYIAAILYLVFRKNRKCTLPLLESDAKLGDAGHTEGEGSLGHLPREDISSMQLPHQRPASDLD comes from the exons ATGAGTGGCCCGAGGCAAGGCTCATCGCAGCCGCAGTTCATGACTAGTGTCGGGCAGAACAACAATCTCTCGAATGGACCGGGGACTCCTCTCATTGACAGCATAGATGTTGATCAGATTGTCATCCCCGAG AAAAATAGCTGGAAGAACTTATTTTCATACATAGGGCCCGGCTTTCTCGTCTCTATCGCGTATATCGATCCTGGCAATT TTGAGACCGACCTACAGGCTGGAGCACAATACAAATATGAG cttctttggATCATACTTATCGCGTCATGTGCTGCACTTGTAATTCAATCACTTGCAGCCAGCCTTGGGGTTGTGACTG GGAAGCATCTTGCTGAGCACTGCAGGGATGAATATCCCAAGGTCACAAATTTCATCTTATGGATTCTTGCAGAACTGGCTGTAGTTGCGTGCGACATTCCTGAAG TAATTGGAACCGCTTTTGCTTTGAACATGCTCTTCAAAATTCCGATATGGTGTGGTGTTCTCATAACTGGGCTCAGCACTCTGATGCTCCTGTTCCTGCAACAATATGGG gtccGTAAACTGGAATTTCTGATAGCATTTTTGGTATTCTTGATAGCAACTTGCTTCTTAGTTGAACTTGGGTATTCTAAACCAAATTCTTCAGAAGTTGTGCGAGGCCTTTTTGTTCCTGAAATTAAAGGAGATGGAGCTACAGGTCTTGCTATCTCACTACTTGGTGCTATGGTGATGCC GCACAATCTTTTTCTCCACTCAGCATTGGTACTGTCAAGAAAAGTACCACGATCAGTTCATGGGATCAAA GAGGCCTGTAGATTCTATATGATTGAAAGTGCATTTGCCCTCACAGTAGCATTTCTGATCAACATCTCTATCATATCTGTTAGTGGTGCAGTTTGCAGTGCAGATAATTTGAACCCTGAAGACCGGATGAATTGCAATGATCTAGATCTTAACAAAGCTTCATTCTTGTTAAAG AATGTCCTCGGAAATTGGAGCTCAAAGGTGTTCGCTATTGCCTTATTGGCATCTGGCCAGAGTTCTACGATTACAGGAACTTATGCAGGACAATATGTCATGCAG GGGTTTCTGGATCTTCGGATGACGCCCTGGTTACGGAACCTTCTAACTAGGTCCCTGGCAATTGTGCCTAGTCTGATTGTGTCACTAATTGGCGGTTCCTCAGCAGCTGGGAAGTTGATTATCATTGCTTCG ATGATTCTGTCATTTGAACTTCCTTTTGCTCTAGTACCACTCCTTAAATTCACCAGCAGCAAAACAAAGATGGGGCCACACACAAATTCAAGATTC ATCTCCGTGCTCACATGGGCGATCGGCTCCTTCATCATGGTCATCAACATCTACTTCCTGATAACGAGCTTCGTCAGGCTGCTTCTTCACAGTGGACTATCCACCGTCTCCCAAGTGTTCTCCGGTATATTTGGGTTCCTCGGCATGCTGATATACATCGCCGCGATCCTCTACCTCGTCTTCAGGAAGAACAGGAAGTGTACCTTGCCATTGCTCGAGAGTGACGCGAAGCTTGGGGACGCAGGCCACACCGAGGGAGAAGGTTCTCTGGGTCATCTTCCGCGAGAGGATATCTCCAGCatgcagcttcctcatcagcgCCCTGCGTCTGATTTGGACTAG